Proteins from a single region of Takifugu rubripes chromosome 4, fTakRub1.2, whole genome shotgun sequence:
- the LOC115249593 gene encoding AT-rich interactive domain-containing protein 4B-like, with translation MKTLEEPPYLTVGTDVSAKYRGAFCEAKIKSAKRLVKAKVTFRPDLSTAEVHDENIKGVLKVGAVVEVKKSGWSLPGGYDQ, from the exons ATGAAG ACCCTGGAGGAGCCCCCCTACTTGACTGTAGGGACGGACGTGAGCGCCAAATACAGAGGGGCTTTCTGTGAAGCCAAAATTAAGTCTGCCAAGAGGCTGGTGAAAGCCAAG GTGACCTTTAGGCCAGATCTGTCCACGGCTGAGGTCCACgatgaaaacatcaaaggagTGTTAAAG GTGGGAGCTGTTGTAGAAGTGAAAAAATCCGGATGGAGTCTACCAGGAGGCTACGATCAATAA